A portion of the Micromonospora vinacea genome contains these proteins:
- a CDS encoding arsenate reductase/protein-tyrosine-phosphatase family protein has translation MADRVLFVCHANLCRSPMAEYLARRLLADRPVEVASAGTDAIDGLAMHPYAMEVATESGADPAAFRTRGLRPEYLVDATLVLTATRRQRSVCTALAPGALHRTFTLRQFGRLAAAAEPPADSADDPLRAAIAAAAQARGRLQPAAPDEDDLRDPIGGTPADFRRCAEEIERSLRPLAALIGAAG, from the coding sequence ATGGCTGATCGCGTGTTGTTCGTCTGCCACGCCAACCTGTGCCGGTCGCCGATGGCCGAGTACCTGGCCCGCCGGCTGCTGGCCGACCGACCCGTCGAGGTGGCCAGCGCCGGCACCGACGCGATCGACGGCCTGGCCATGCACCCGTACGCCATGGAGGTCGCTACCGAGAGCGGCGCGGACCCGGCGGCGTTCCGGACCCGGGGCTTGCGCCCCGAGTACCTGGTCGACGCGACGCTCGTGCTGACCGCGACCCGACGCCAACGCTCGGTCTGCACCGCGTTGGCGCCGGGAGCGCTGCACCGGACATTCACGCTGCGCCAGTTCGGCCGGCTGGCCGCCGCGGCTGAGCCGCCCGCCGACTCGGCCGACGACCCGTTGCGGGCGGCGATCGCCGCCGCCGCCCAGGCCCGGGGACGGCTGCAACCCGCCGCCCCGGACGAGGACGACCTTCGGGACCCGATCGGCGGTACTCCCGCCGACTTCCGACGCTGCGCCGAGGAGATCGAACGGTCGCTGCGACCCCTCGCCGCGCTCATCGGGGCAGCCGGGTGA
- a CDS encoding glycosyltransferase family 4 protein, translating to MKIGILSYHFPPEPAFIPGSLAEELAARGHEVRVLTGFPDYPGGHVYPGWRQRWYHETHSQRLSVRRVPRYPGGAASVGGRMASYLSFAGSAGLVARRFLGDVDALYVFQLPATTFAAAAVLRLLGRVPAVLHVQDVWARDGADEGGEGRWAARMGSAMSRIYRTAARIAVAAPSMRDLVVAAGADPTRVRLVLNWTDERIFHPATPGAAARQLVRRDGRCVVMHAGTIGARQGLETAVRAAAALDRTMDLVLVGSGAAERRVRGLAAELGAENVRFLERRSPVDMPELYAAADYQLVMVRDLPELRGTVPGKLQAALSCAAPVIASAGGDTAELVERARAGLSCPPEDWAALADRFWLAATIPPPTRTEMGRRGRAAYLREMSLPAGVDQIERLLHEAAGRVAQPSRNHEENSLKGRQSQ from the coding sequence GTGAAGATCGGCATTCTCTCGTACCACTTCCCGCCCGAGCCGGCGTTCATCCCGGGGAGCCTCGCCGAGGAGTTGGCCGCGCGGGGGCACGAGGTACGGGTCCTCACCGGCTTTCCGGACTACCCCGGCGGGCACGTCTATCCCGGTTGGCGGCAGCGGTGGTACCACGAGACGCACAGCCAACGCCTGAGCGTCCGGCGGGTGCCCCGGTATCCCGGGGGCGCCGCCTCCGTCGGCGGCCGGATGGCCAGCTACCTCTCCTTCGCCGGCAGCGCGGGGCTGGTCGCACGCCGGTTCCTCGGCGACGTGGACGCGCTCTACGTCTTCCAACTGCCGGCGACGACGTTCGCCGCCGCCGCTGTGCTCCGGTTGCTCGGGCGGGTGCCGGCGGTGCTGCACGTGCAGGACGTCTGGGCCCGGGACGGCGCGGATGAGGGCGGCGAGGGGCGCTGGGCGGCGCGGATGGGCAGCGCGATGTCGCGGATCTACCGCACCGCGGCGCGCATCGCGGTCGCCGCGCCCTCGATGCGGGACCTGGTGGTCGCCGCCGGCGCCGACCCGACCCGGGTCCGACTGGTGCTGAACTGGACCGACGAGCGGATCTTCCACCCGGCGACGCCCGGCGCGGCGGCCCGCCAGCTGGTCCGTCGGGACGGTCGGTGCGTGGTGATGCACGCCGGGACCATCGGCGCGCGGCAGGGGCTGGAGACGGCGGTCCGGGCGGCGGCGGCGCTGGACCGGACGATGGATCTGGTCCTGGTCGGTTCGGGCGCGGCGGAGCGGCGGGTGCGGGGGCTCGCCGCCGAGTTGGGCGCGGAAAACGTCCGCTTCCTGGAGCGGCGCTCGCCGGTGGACATGCCCGAGCTGTACGCCGCCGCCGACTACCAGCTGGTCATGGTGCGTGACCTTCCGGAGCTGCGCGGCACGGTGCCCGGCAAGCTCCAGGCCGCGCTCTCCTGCGCCGCACCGGTGATCGCGTCGGCCGGCGGCGACACGGCCGAGCTGGTCGAACGGGCTCGGGCCGGGTTGTCCTGCCCACCGGAGGACTGGGCGGCGCTGGCCGACCGGTTCTGGTTGGCCGCCACCATCCCGCCGCCGACCCGCACCGAGATGGGTCGGCGGGGGCGGGCCGCGTACCTGCGGGAGATGTCGCTGCCGGCCGGCGTGGACCAGATCGAACGGCTGTTGCACGAGGCGGCCGGGCGTGTCGCGCAGCCGTCACGGAACCACGAAGAAAACTCGCTAAAAGGACGACAATCGCAATAA
- a CDS encoding DUF4012 domain-containing protein, with the protein MSERPIRRRSRSRRRRRARLRRALLGALVVGSLLLTTGGWIGFRGWQARNHLLNAAGLARELSAQIVGGDTDRALRTLAALQEQAGAARTATADPSWQLGRRTPLAGDDLDAVAQIAVAIDELARHAFPTLLRTDLASLVPSGGRVDLARLAAVSTQLTGVHESVQRTRQNLAAVPADSLVSQIRQALTDLRDEIDRLASLTTAADQGARLLPPLLGANGPRRYLLVSQNLAELRATGGMFGAYAMIEAENGKVKMGKQGSSASLGRFTPAVKVPAETRALWTDLPGIYPADVNLSPHFPTAATLYREMFRRKTGTTVDGVLAVDPVVLSYLLKATGPVLVPGGVPLASEKVVQTLLNDSYQRLDVKQQDDFFAASAASVFDTFFKKNVNPRVLLSAFDRAITERRILFWSARPEEQRTFGESRMAGTLPEQDTVPTVGVFLNDGSGAKLGYYLRPTANLTVGECRSDGRRELRLRVTLRSTAPKSGLSESVLGLGLAGDPYTARTLVSIFSPAGGAVLEARLDGAETALGSGTERRRQVATASVDIGPGAEKALEVTVLTAKTGVGQAELWLTPTASPWTTQVHSAPSCDQ; encoded by the coding sequence GTGAGTGAACGACCGATCCGGCGGCGGAGCCGGTCCCGGCGTCGTCGGCGGGCCCGACTGCGACGGGCCCTCCTTGGCGCCCTGGTGGTCGGCTCGCTGCTGCTGACGACCGGCGGGTGGATCGGCTTCCGCGGCTGGCAGGCGCGCAACCACCTGCTCAATGCCGCTGGCCTGGCCCGAGAGCTGAGCGCCCAGATCGTCGGTGGGGACACCGACCGTGCCCTGCGGACGCTCGCCGCCCTCCAGGAGCAGGCCGGCGCTGCCCGCACGGCGACGGCCGACCCGAGTTGGCAACTCGGACGACGTACGCCGCTCGCCGGCGACGACCTCGACGCCGTCGCGCAGATCGCCGTGGCCATCGACGAACTGGCCCGACATGCGTTCCCGACCCTGCTCCGGACGGACCTGGCCAGCCTGGTGCCGTCCGGCGGCCGGGTGGACCTCGCCCGACTCGCCGCCGTCTCCACGCAGCTGACCGGGGTCCACGAGTCGGTGCAACGTACCCGCCAGAACCTGGCGGCGGTGCCAGCCGACAGCCTGGTCAGCCAGATCCGGCAGGCGCTGACCGACCTGCGCGACGAGATCGACCGATTGGCCAGCCTCACCACGGCCGCCGACCAGGGAGCCCGCCTGCTCCCGCCGCTGCTCGGCGCGAACGGCCCACGCCGCTACCTACTCGTCTCGCAGAACCTCGCCGAGCTGCGCGCCACCGGCGGCATGTTCGGCGCGTACGCGATGATCGAGGCGGAGAACGGCAAGGTGAAGATGGGTAAGCAGGGCAGCAGTGCCTCGCTCGGCCGGTTCACCCCGGCGGTGAAGGTGCCCGCCGAAACCCGAGCCCTCTGGACGGACCTGCCCGGCATCTATCCCGCCGACGTCAACCTCTCCCCGCACTTCCCGACCGCCGCGACGCTGTACCGCGAGATGTTCCGCCGCAAGACCGGCACCACAGTCGACGGGGTGCTCGCCGTCGACCCGGTGGTGCTGTCCTACCTGCTCAAGGCGACCGGTCCGGTGCTGGTGCCCGGCGGTGTCCCGCTCGCCAGCGAGAAGGTCGTGCAGACCCTGCTCAACGACAGCTACCAGCGCCTCGACGTCAAACAGCAGGACGACTTCTTCGCGGCGTCGGCCGCCTCGGTGTTCGACACCTTCTTCAAGAAGAATGTCAACCCACGGGTGTTGTTGTCCGCATTTGACCGTGCTATCACCGAACGCCGGATATTGTTCTGGAGTGCCCGACCTGAGGAACAGCGGACATTCGGCGAGAGCCGGATGGCCGGGACGCTTCCGGAACAGGACACCGTGCCGACTGTCGGCGTGTTCCTCAACGACGGCAGCGGCGCGAAGCTCGGCTACTACCTGCGGCCGACGGCGAACCTGACGGTCGGCGAATGCCGGTCGGACGGCCGCCGTGAGCTCCGGCTGCGGGTGACCCTGCGCTCAACTGCACCGAAGTCCGGACTTAGCGAATCCGTTCTCGGCCTCGGTCTGGCTGGCGATCCGTACACCGCCCGCACGTTGGTGTCGATCTTCAGCCCGGCAGGTGGAGCGGTGCTCGAGGCCCGACTGGACGGGGCCGAAACGGCGCTCGGCAGCGGCACCGAACGCCGCCGCCAGGTGGCGACGGCCAGCGTCGACATCGGCCCCGGTGCCGAGAAGGCGCTGGAAGTCACGGTGCTGACGGCCAAGACCGGCGTCGGGCAGGCCGAGCTGTGGCTGACCCCCACCGCTAGCCCCTGGACCACCCAAGTTCATTCCGCACCAAGCTGTGATCAGTAG
- a CDS encoding MFS transporter codes for MSAAQTPQPVTAAENRRRWQAVGVGLVAAFMTLLDVSIVNVAVPSIDRALHASSSDLQWILSGYALTFGLALVPAGRFGDARGRRNAFVFGIALFTITSALAGLATSPTWLVIARLLQGAAAGIVNPQVIGLIQQLFRGPERARPFGLLGATIGISTAVGPLLGGLLIAIGGEEHGWRWVFFVNVPVGVLAVILGWRLLPGRPTGQPGWHRLDPFGVLLLGVGVVLVLLPLVQEQQWRTPWKWALIPVGLAVLVAFGLWERRYARQHQPLFDLRLFSFQSYTLGSILALVYFGGFTAIFFIFTLFLQMGVGYSALVAGLAITPFALGSAAAAVLGGRIVNRFGRPLVAIGLLTVVIGLAATVIALRLFPDAPAPWVTAGPLLIAGIGSGLVIAPNQTITLSEVPVGQAGSGAGMLQTGQRIGAAAGIAAVGSLFFSTLADSRGDWTTAFEQSLMLATGIIALALITALIDIWRSHNHKT; via the coding sequence ATGAGCGCGGCGCAGACGCCGCAGCCGGTGACCGCGGCCGAGAACCGACGCCGCTGGCAGGCCGTCGGCGTCGGGCTTGTCGCCGCGTTCATGACGCTGCTCGACGTGAGCATCGTCAACGTCGCCGTGCCGTCGATCGACCGGGCGCTGCACGCGTCGTCGAGCGACCTGCAGTGGATCCTCTCCGGGTACGCGCTCACCTTCGGCCTGGCGCTGGTGCCCGCCGGCCGCTTCGGTGACGCCCGCGGCCGGCGCAACGCGTTCGTCTTCGGCATCGCGCTGTTCACCATCACCAGCGCGCTCGCCGGCCTCGCCACCTCCCCGACCTGGCTGGTCATCGCCCGTCTGCTGCAGGGCGCTGCCGCCGGCATCGTCAACCCGCAGGTCATCGGGCTGATCCAGCAACTGTTCCGCGGGCCCGAACGGGCCCGCCCGTTCGGGCTGCTCGGCGCCACCATCGGCATCTCCACCGCCGTCGGGCCGCTGCTCGGCGGGCTGCTCATCGCCATCGGCGGCGAGGAACACGGGTGGCGCTGGGTCTTCTTCGTCAACGTGCCCGTCGGTGTCCTCGCGGTGATCCTCGGCTGGCGGCTGCTGCCCGGCCGCCCCACCGGTCAACCCGGCTGGCACCGACTCGACCCCTTCGGCGTCCTGCTGCTCGGCGTCGGAGTGGTCCTCGTCCTGCTGCCACTCGTGCAGGAGCAGCAGTGGCGGACCCCCTGGAAGTGGGCGCTCATCCCGGTCGGCCTGGCGGTGCTGGTCGCCTTCGGGCTCTGGGAGCGACGGTACGCACGTCAGCACCAGCCCCTGTTCGACCTTCGACTGTTCAGCTTCCAGTCGTACACCCTGGGCTCGATCCTGGCGCTCGTCTACTTCGGCGGCTTCACCGCGATCTTCTTCATCTTCACCCTGTTCCTGCAGATGGGCGTCGGCTACAGTGCGCTCGTCGCCGGCCTGGCCATCACCCCCTTCGCCCTGGGCTCGGCGGCCGCCGCCGTACTCGGTGGCCGCATCGTCAACCGCTTCGGCCGACCACTGGTCGCCATCGGACTGCTCACCGTGGTGATCGGGCTGGCCGCCACGGTGATCGCACTACGCCTCTTCCCGGACGCCCCGGCGCCCTGGGTCACCGCCGGCCCGCTGCTCATCGCCGGCATCGGCAGCGGGCTGGTGATCGCCCCCAACCAGACGATCACCCTCTCCGAGGTGCCGGTCGGGCAGGCGGGTAGCGGCGCGGGCATGCTCCAGACCGGTCAGCGGATCGGTGCCGCCGCCGGTATCGCCGCCGTCGGCTCGCTGTTCTTCTCGACGCTGGCCGACAGTCGCGGTGACTGGACCACCGCCTTCGAACAGTCCCTCATGCTGGCCACCGGCATCATCGCGCTCGCGCTGATCACCGCGCTGATCGATATCTGGCGGAGCCACAACCACAAAACCTGA
- a CDS encoding geranylgeranyl reductase family protein, whose translation MIVWDLVVVGAGPAGLSAAHAAARAGVSTLVVERAVHPRYKTCGGGLIGTSLAAVQDRIEVPAHDRVDRVTFTRDGRREFTRRNDSPVVTMVRREEFDDRLRAAAVAAGAQLRERVAVRAIEQDPEGVRLRLADGTTIAARAVIGADGSSGVTGRHVGVRYRQVDLGLELEIPVPPAEQERWRGRLLLDWGDMPGSYAWVFPKGDRLTVGVIAGRGAGEGTREYLRRFVDRLGLTGLPAEHDSGHLTRCRAEDSPLRNGRVLVVGDAAGLLEPWSREGISFALRSGELAGAAVAGGDLAGYERAVAERLLPEMRAGFRLLDVFTRRPDVFHALLATPPGWRMFVQFCQGRASFDEMLRRRPIRAALAVLDRLSQPSLQATTAHPGS comes from the coding sequence GTGATCGTTTGGGATCTCGTCGTCGTCGGCGCTGGCCCCGCGGGGCTGTCCGCGGCGCACGCCGCTGCCCGTGCGGGCGTCTCCACCCTGGTTGTCGAGCGAGCCGTGCACCCGCGGTACAAGACCTGTGGCGGTGGTCTGATCGGCACCTCGCTGGCGGCCGTCCAGGATCGGATCGAGGTGCCCGCGCACGACCGGGTGGACCGGGTGACGTTCACCCGCGACGGCCGTCGGGAGTTCACCCGCCGCAACGACAGCCCGGTGGTGACGATGGTGCGCCGGGAGGAGTTCGACGACCGGCTGCGCGCGGCGGCGGTCGCCGCCGGCGCGCAGCTGCGGGAGCGGGTCGCGGTCCGCGCGATCGAGCAGGACCCCGAGGGGGTACGCCTGCGGCTGGCCGACGGTACGACGATCGCGGCTCGTGCCGTGATCGGGGCGGACGGTTCGTCGGGGGTGACCGGCCGGCACGTCGGGGTGCGGTACCGGCAGGTGGATCTGGGTCTGGAGTTGGAGATTCCGGTGCCGCCCGCCGAGCAGGAGCGGTGGCGGGGTCGGCTGCTGCTGGACTGGGGCGACATGCCGGGCTCGTACGCCTGGGTCTTTCCCAAGGGTGACCGGCTGACCGTCGGCGTGATCGCCGGTCGGGGTGCGGGGGAGGGGACCCGCGAGTACCTGCGACGGTTCGTCGACCGGTTGGGTCTGACCGGGTTGCCGGCGGAGCACGACTCCGGTCACTTGACCCGTTGCCGCGCGGAGGATTCACCGTTGCGCAACGGCCGGGTGCTGGTCGTGGGCGATGCGGCGGGGCTGCTGGAGCCGTGGAGCCGGGAGGGCATCAGCTTCGCGTTGCGCTCCGGGGAGTTGGCCGGGGCGGCGGTCGCGGGTGGTGATCTGGCCGGGTACGAGCGGGCGGTGGCAGAGCGTCTGCTGCCGGAGATGCGGGCGGGGTTCCGGCTGCTCGACGTGTTCACCCGCCGTCCGGACGTGTTCCACGCCCTGTTGGCGACCCCGCCGGGCTGGCGGATGTTCGTGCAGTTCTGCCAGGGGCGGGCGAGCTTCGACGAGATGCTCCGCCGTCGCCCCATCCGGGCCGCTCTCGCGGTGCTCGACCGGTTGTCCCAGCCATCGCTCCAGGCCACCACCGCTCACCCAGGATCCTAG
- a CDS encoding bifunctional metallophosphatase/5'-nucleotidase, with translation MTSPSGPSRRQVLVAAAAAATAPLIAAAPAQAAGAARPRTWDLTLLGTSDTHGNVYNWDYYRDAEYDDSKQNDIGVAKLATLINQIRRERRGKATLVLDAGDTIQGTPLATYYAKQEPITATGEKHPMARAMNVIDYDAVTLGNHEFNYGLPLLDLWIRQLGFPALAANAVNAKTGKPAFLPYVIKKVSLGFAAPTLRVGILGLTNPGVAIWDKGNVEGKLRFDDMIATAAKWVPIMRARGADLVLISAHGGDSGTSSYGPELPNENPVALIAQQVPGIDAILFGHAHNEVVERFVTNERTGTQVLLSEPSKWGQRLTRMDFTLSRERGRWTITKKAATMLNTNTVVEDPKVLAAVRAQHQKTIAYVNQVVAQATVEMSTVESRYKDTPILDFINHVQAETVTKALAGTQYADLPVLSQASPFSRTAVFPAGDVKIRDIAGLYVFDNTLEAVVLSGAEVRTYLEYSAKYFRTLAPGAPVDPEQISDSPAVPDYNYDVISGLDYDIDISKPVGQRITRLVLAGTDTPVADNAQFVMAVNNYRRSGGGNFPGIVKTQVYNAQQEIRQLLIDWAQAKGTIDPADFFQQNWRLVREGVPVF, from the coding sequence ATGACCTCTCCCTCCGGCCCGTCGCGCCGCCAGGTGCTCGTCGCCGCGGCGGCCGCGGCGACCGCTCCGCTGATCGCCGCCGCGCCCGCGCAGGCGGCCGGCGCGGCCCGGCCGCGCACCTGGGACCTCACCCTCCTGGGCACGTCGGACACGCACGGCAACGTCTACAACTGGGATTACTACCGCGACGCCGAGTACGACGACAGCAAGCAGAACGACATCGGCGTCGCGAAGCTGGCGACTCTGATCAACCAGATCCGCCGGGAGCGGCGCGGCAAGGCAACGCTGGTGCTCGACGCCGGCGACACGATCCAGGGCACGCCGCTGGCCACGTACTACGCCAAGCAGGAGCCGATCACCGCCACCGGGGAGAAGCACCCGATGGCCCGGGCGATGAACGTCATCGACTACGACGCGGTGACGCTGGGCAACCACGAGTTCAACTACGGTCTGCCGTTGCTGGACCTGTGGATTCGTCAGCTCGGCTTCCCGGCGCTCGCCGCGAACGCCGTCAACGCGAAGACCGGCAAGCCGGCCTTCCTGCCGTACGTCATCAAGAAGGTCTCCCTCGGTTTCGCCGCGCCGACCCTGCGGGTCGGCATCCTGGGGTTGACCAACCCCGGGGTGGCCATCTGGGACAAGGGCAACGTCGAGGGCAAGCTGCGCTTCGACGACATGATCGCGACCGCCGCGAAGTGGGTGCCGATCATGCGGGCCCGCGGCGCGGACCTCGTGCTGATCTCGGCACACGGCGGGGACAGCGGCACCTCCAGCTACGGCCCCGAGCTGCCGAACGAGAACCCGGTGGCGCTGATCGCCCAGCAGGTGCCGGGGATCGACGCGATTCTCTTCGGTCACGCGCACAACGAGGTGGTCGAGCGGTTCGTCACCAACGAGCGCACCGGCACGCAGGTGCTGCTCTCCGAGCCGTCGAAGTGGGGCCAGCGGCTCACCCGGATGGACTTCACCCTCTCCCGTGAGCGTGGCCGGTGGACGATCACCAAGAAGGCCGCCACCATGCTGAACACCAACACGGTGGTCGAGGACCCGAAGGTGCTCGCCGCCGTGCGGGCCCAGCACCAGAAGACCATCGCGTACGTGAACCAGGTGGTGGCCCAGGCCACCGTCGAGATGTCCACAGTGGAATCCAGGTACAAGGACACTCCCATCCTGGACTTCATCAACCACGTCCAGGCGGAGACCGTCACGAAGGCGCTGGCCGGCACGCAGTACGCCGACCTGCCGGTGCTGTCCCAGGCCTCGCCGTTCAGCCGTACCGCGGTCTTCCCCGCCGGGGACGTGAAGATCCGTGACATCGCAGGGCTCTACGTCTTCGACAACACGCTCGAGGCGGTCGTGCTCAGCGGCGCGGAGGTGCGCACCTACCTGGAGTACTCGGCGAAGTACTTCCGGACCCTCGCCCCGGGCGCCCCGGTCGACCCGGAGCAGATCAGCGACTCGCCGGCGGTGCCGGACTACAACTACGACGTGATCTCCGGCCTGGACTACGACATCGACATCTCCAAGCCGGTCGGGCAGCGGATCACCCGCCTGGTGCTGGCCGGCACCGACACTCCGGTGGCGGACAACGCGCAGTTCGTGATGGCGGTGAACAACTACCGGCGCAGCGGCGGTGGCAACTTCCCCGGCATCGTGAAGACCCAGGTCTACAACGCGCAGCAGGAGATCCGCCAGCTGCTCATCGACTGGGCTCAGGCCAAGGGGACGATCGACCCGGCCGACTTCTTCCAGCAGAACTGGCGACTGGTACGCGAGGGCGTGCCGGTCTTCTGA
- a CDS encoding SDR family oxidoreductase has protein sequence MSEDQHTQQDPTSQYGQQSGQPAQQQSAPGSTREMTPKPDHGEESYRGSGKLDGKRALITGGDSGIGRAVAIAFAREGADVLISYLGEEEDADARETIRLVEAAGRKGVAVRGDITDEAHCQELVDRAVRDLGGLDILVNNAAYQMSQDKGILGISTEQFDRVFKTNLYAMFWLCKAAIPHLAEGSAIINTSSIQAFDPSPQLLDYATTKAGIANFTKALAADLAEQGIRVNAVAPGPVWTPLIPSTMPEEKVKQFGTDTPEGRPGQPAELAPAYVFFASQESSYVTGEILGVTGGRPTK, from the coding sequence GTGAGCGAGGACCAGCACACCCAGCAGGACCCGACCAGCCAGTACGGCCAGCAGTCCGGTCAGCCCGCCCAGCAGCAGTCAGCGCCCGGCTCGACCCGGGAGATGACCCCGAAGCCGGACCACGGGGAAGAGTCGTACCGGGGCAGCGGCAAGCTCGACGGCAAGCGGGCGCTGATCACCGGCGGTGACTCGGGGATCGGCCGGGCGGTCGCGATCGCCTTCGCCCGGGAGGGCGCGGACGTGCTCATCTCCTACCTCGGCGAGGAGGAGGACGCCGACGCCCGCGAGACGATCCGGCTCGTCGAGGCCGCCGGCCGGAAGGGCGTCGCGGTACGCGGTGACATCACCGACGAGGCGCACTGCCAGGAGTTGGTCGATCGGGCGGTGCGGGACCTGGGCGGCCTCGACATCCTGGTCAACAACGCGGCGTACCAGATGTCGCAGGACAAGGGGATCCTCGGCATCAGCACCGAGCAGTTCGACCGGGTGTTCAAGACCAACCTGTACGCAATGTTCTGGCTCTGCAAGGCCGCCATCCCGCACCTGGCCGAAGGGTCGGCGATCATCAACACGTCGTCGATCCAGGCGTTCGACCCGTCGCCGCAGCTGCTGGACTACGCCACCACGAAGGCGGGCATCGCCAACTTCACCAAGGCCCTCGCCGCAGACCTGGCCGAGCAGGGCATCCGGGTCAACGCGGTCGCGCCGGGCCCGGTCTGGACGCCGCTGATCCCGTCCACCATGCCGGAGGAGAAGGTGAAGCAGTTCGGCACCGACACCCCGGAGGGGCGTCCCGGGCAGCCGGCTGAGCTGGCGCCCGCGTACGTCTTCTTCGCCTCGCAGGAATCCAGCTACGTGACGGGCGAGATCCTGGGGGTCACGGGCGGTCGACCGACCAAGTGA
- a CDS encoding nucleotidyl transferase AbiEii/AbiGii toxin family protein, which translates to MIQPHLHDFYREVARVALAAAGPYRFVLGGGVAWAAHGLVARPTEDVDLFADVEGAAAAASAGVRVALERAGFLVSDADPDSELAELFDGYEQDMKDFVVSRDGRQIRLSLARLDRQQSPVVMDLGPVMDVRDLVANKIAALVNRREVRDFIDVAAALDHYDVTELLVLARQVDPALDPDDVRAAGRYLDRLSDQRFGRYGLGAADVAEIRKRFAAWPR; encoded by the coding sequence GTGATCCAACCTCATCTGCACGACTTCTACCGGGAGGTGGCCCGGGTGGCGCTGGCCGCCGCCGGGCCGTACCGGTTCGTGCTGGGTGGTGGGGTGGCGTGGGCGGCACACGGGCTGGTCGCCCGACCGACGGAGGACGTCGACCTTTTCGCGGACGTGGAGGGTGCCGCGGCGGCGGCGTCCGCCGGGGTGCGCGTGGCCCTGGAGCGGGCCGGGTTTCTCGTCAGCGACGCCGACCCGGACAGTGAGCTGGCCGAACTGTTCGACGGGTACGAGCAGGACATGAAGGACTTCGTGGTGAGCCGCGACGGGCGGCAGATCCGGCTCAGCCTCGCCCGGTTGGACCGCCAGCAGAGCCCGGTGGTGATGGACCTCGGCCCGGTGATGGACGTCCGTGACCTGGTAGCCAACAAGATCGCGGCGTTGGTGAACCGGCGGGAGGTCCGCGACTTCATCGACGTGGCCGCGGCGCTCGACCACTACGACGTGACCGAGTTGTTGGTGCTGGCACGGCAGGTCGACCCCGCGTTGGACCCGGACGACGTGCGCGCCGCCGGCCGTTACCTGGATCGGCTCTCCGACCAGCGCTTCGGCCGGTACGGTCTGGGCGCCGCCGACGTCGCCGAGATCCGGAAACGCTTCGCCGCCTGGCCACGCTGA
- a CDS encoding zinc ribbon domain-containing protein translates to MVNVACPFCYERIDGSALWFQCLGKGDADHKGCAPGTDTARHNMTGFTETMLPVFAPPRNQRLRPARIAWCPDCGGRTGIRACPSCHTPVPPNFGEASSPMIAMFGGKGTGKTVYLTVLAHEMRSRDLRRRFGADIRMTGDGQGGFKAPRAWLEQNVDRMFTEHKLFEATPPAVGGRQSPLVFEWRGERRRWRRKPVYRTSYLSFHDTAGEDVGTLSGANDLAYIGAADGLILLLDPFMLPEARERLRLPPSAIRSKEDTIAVVDRLTQSLRSSNGVGGSQRITKPVAVAFAKMDAFFDVLGRDHPLCHEPKRGPAYDEQVGRATHEQVAALLRDWQGDDIEQHLRMNYTTFRYFFVSALGAPPDYDNAMVEPGGVRPYRVDEPLLWLLSLRRFGVVPRQR, encoded by the coding sequence GTGGTAAACGTCGCCTGCCCGTTCTGTTACGAGCGCATCGACGGCTCGGCGTTGTGGTTCCAGTGCCTGGGCAAGGGCGACGCGGACCACAAGGGTTGCGCGCCCGGCACCGACACGGCGCGCCACAACATGACCGGTTTCACCGAGACGATGCTTCCGGTCTTCGCACCCCCACGCAACCAGCGTCTCCGGCCGGCACGGATCGCCTGGTGCCCGGACTGCGGTGGCCGCACGGGGATCCGAGCGTGCCCCTCCTGCCACACCCCGGTGCCGCCCAACTTTGGGGAGGCGTCCAGCCCGATGATCGCCATGTTCGGCGGGAAGGGCACCGGCAAGACCGTCTACCTCACGGTTCTCGCTCATGAGATGCGCAGCCGCGACCTGCGTCGTCGGTTCGGCGCGGACATCAGGATGACCGGCGACGGGCAGGGTGGCTTCAAAGCTCCGCGGGCGTGGCTGGAGCAGAACGTCGACCGGATGTTCACCGAGCACAAGCTGTTCGAGGCGACCCCGCCCGCGGTTGGCGGCCGGCAGAGTCCGCTGGTGTTCGAGTGGCGGGGTGAGCGCCGTCGGTGGCGGCGCAAGCCGGTGTACCGCACCAGCTACCTGTCGTTCCACGACACGGCGGGCGAGGATGTCGGCACCCTCAGCGGCGCCAACGACTTGGCCTACATCGGCGCCGCCGACGGCCTGATCCTGCTGCTCGACCCGTTCATGCTGCCCGAGGCGCGGGAGCGGCTTCGACTACCGCCTTCGGCGATCCGGTCGAAGGAGGACACCATCGCGGTAGTCGACCGACTCACCCAGAGCCTGCGTTCCAGCAACGGAGTGGGCGGCAGTCAGCGGATCACCAAGCCGGTCGCGGTCGCGTTCGCCAAGATGGATGCCTTCTTTGATGTCTTGGGCCGGGACCACCCGCTGTGCCATGAGCCGAAGCGTGGGCCGGCGTACGACGAACAGGTGGGCCGGGCCACCCACGAGCAGGTTGCCGCCCTGCTTCGGGACTGGCAGGGCGACGACATCGAGCAGCACCTGCGAATGAACTACACGACCTTCCGGTACTTCTTTGTCTCCGCGCTGGGGGCCCCACCGGATTACGACAACGCCATGGTCGAGCCCGGAGGTGTTCGCCCGTACCGGGTCGACGAGCCGTTGCTCTGGCTGCTCAGCCTTCGCCGTTTCGGCGTCGTACCAAGGCAGCGCTGA